GTGCTCCGCGGCGACCCGGTCGACGCCGGCGGCGAGTTCCACGTCGCCCACTACGACGTCGTCGACGCGACGGGCCGGTACACCGACAGCCGGGACGCTTTCGGCACCTACCTGACCGTCTCGCGGGTCTACGCCGCCGTCGCCGAGAAGCTCTACCGCGAGGACGACGCGCTGGCCTTCTTCGTCGGGGGCGACAACGTGATCGCCGTCTGCCCGGCGCTCTCGCGGTCGACCTACCGGGACCACGTCGACGCCGTCGCGGAGGAGACGGGCGTCGAGCTACGCGTCGGCGTCGGCGCCGGCACCCGCGCCGTCGAGGCCGGATCGACCGCGAAGGAGGCGCTCGAACTGGCCCGCGAGGACGATGTGAGCGTCGTCTCTGGCACCGACGAGGCCGTCGAGGCGCGGACGTGAACCGGTAGAATCGAAACCGTGAGGTGGCCGCCGTCGATAGGGTCGGCGATGTGAGCCACGCGAGCGAGGCGTCGACGGCCGATCGCTCTCCCGCGCCGGCAGGGAGGGGACCGGCGTGGTAGCGGGACGGCTCGGTCGGCTGGCGCGGTTCGACGCGCTCGCCGCCGTCGCGGTGCTGTGGTTCCTCGGGAAGTTCGTCCGCTACGCCCTCCCGCCGCTGTTCGGCACCATCGGCGACACCTACGGCGTCTCGCGGGCGGCGCTGGGCGGCGTGTTCACCGCGTTCATGCTCGTCTACGCGCTCATGCAGTTCCCGTCCGGGCTGCTGGCCGACCGGTTCGGGTCGGTCCGCGTGCTCGCCGCCGGTGGAGTGGTAGCGGCCGCGGGCGCGCTGGTGCTCGTCGTCGACTCCCCCTTCCCTGTGCTCGTCGGTGCCGTCGCGCTCATGGGGCTGGGGACGGGCACGTACAAGACCGTCGCCGTCGAACTGCTCTCCCGCGCGTATCCGGCGCGCCGCGGGCGGACGCTGGGGATCTTCGACACCTTCGGTACCTTCGGCGGCGTCGCCGCGCCGGCCGCGGTGGTGGCCGTCACCGCGCTGCCGCCCGTCCTGGGAGCGCCCTGGCGGACGCTGTTCCTGCTGGCCGGCGTCGCGACGGTCGGACTGGCCGCGGCGGTCGTCGCGCGTGTACCACGGCGGCTGCCCGAACCGGACTCGGCGCCCGGGGCACCGGACCGCGACGGCGCTGACGCTCCGAACCCGGGTGCGGACGGCGACGCCGCCCCCGGCTCCGCGGGCGCTTCGCTTCGGACCTACCTCGACCTCTTTCGCGACGTCCGCTTCTCGGCGTTCGTCGCCGTGACCGTCTGCTTCGGGTTCGCCTACAACGGCGCCGTCGCCTTCCTGCCGCTGTACCTCACCGGCGAGACGGCCGTCTCCGAGGCGACTGCGAACCTCCTCTTCTCCGTGCTCTTCCTCGTGACCTTCGTCCAGTTGGTGACCGGCGAGGCCAGCGACCGGGTCGGCCCGCTGCCGGTGCTGGCCGCCGCGCTCGCGCTCGCGACGGCCGGCCTCGTCGCGGTGCTGGCCCTCTCGTCGACGGGCGGGCCGCTCGCGCTGGGGGCCGCCGTCGTCGCGCTCGGCCTCGGCTCCCACGGGTTCCGCCCGGTCCGCGGCGCCTACCTGATGGCCGTCCTCCCCGACGACGTCGCCGGCGGCGGGCTGGGCGCGGTTCGGACGCTGCTGATGGGCGCCGGCGCCGTCGGGCCGAGCGTCGTCGGCTACGTCTCCGAGGCCGTCGGCTTCCGTGCCGCCTTCGGCCTGCTGGCCGCGGCGCTGGTCGCCGCGCTCGCGCTGACGGTGCTGCTGTGGGCGCTGGAGCGGTGACGCGGCGCGGGCGGTATCGCTGACGCCGCCGCGGACGCGGCTCAGTGCAGGTACGGGTCGGCCGGCAGCACGCCGTCCTCGAAGGTCATCGGCCGCAGCTCCCCGACCGTGACGTCGTCCCGGTCGGCCAGTTCCCGCGCGACGGGCTCGGAGACGACCAGCTCCCCGGGCTCCATCGTGTTCGGGACGCGGGCGATCCGTAGCTCGCCGGGGTCGGGCGTCCCCGTCGTCGATGGCGCCAGCAGGACGGCCGTCTCGTCGTCCGGCGCGACGAGGGGGAGCTTCGCCCGCCGCAGTTCCCCGCTGGTGGCGATGTTGAGGTACGTGTCCGCCAGGTCGACCTCGGCAGCTAGGTCGCGGTGGACCATATCGGCCAGTCCCACCCCCAACGCGTTGCCGTGCGAGGGCGGCGTCAGCGAGCGCACGTAGATGCGCGTGTAGTCGGGTGACTCGGGCTCGTCCTCGCCGCGGAAGTACGTGCGCCCGATGACGTTGGTGTCGAGGCCGGTGCCGCTGACCTCCTTGCCCATCTCGTCGACGATCAGCAGGTCCAGGTCGTCGACGGGCAGCGTCGGCAGCTCCTCGTAGGCCCGGTCGCGCAGTTCGGGCTCGCGGTCGAGAATCGCCCCGGTCGGCACGCCCTCGACGTGGGTCGCCCGGTCCGCGGCGTTCTCGATCAGCGCGAGGCCGCCGAGAATCGGTAGCTCCTCGAAGAGGATCGCCGCCCGCTCGCGGATCTCCTCGCCCATGTCCCCCGCCAGCGCCGCGTTGTGCATCGTCTCCGCCCCCTCCTGTTTCCCCATCCCGATCACGGCCATCTTGCAGAGGCCGGACTCCACCTCGTCGGAGAAGTCGGTGTGGGGCTTGACCCGGTTTGCCAGCAGTACGCCGTCGGCCTCGCTGGCGATCCGGTCGGCGTAGATCGGACGCCCCTCGCGCTCGCCCACTTCGACGACGTCCATGCTCGCCCGGATCGGACAGCCGATCGACGCCTCGGTGACCCCCAGGTCTGCCAGCACCTCGCGTTGGCCCTCGGCGGTCGCCCCGCCGTGGCTCCCCATCGACGGGAAGACGAACGGCTCGTACCCCCGCTCCTGCAGTTCGGCGACGGCGCCCGCGAGCATCTCGGGGACGTCGCGGATGCCTCGGCTCCCGGCCGTGACGGCGACGCTGGCTCCCACCGGGAGCGACTCCAGCGCCGGCAGGCCGGCCACCGCCTCGCGGCCCGCGGCACGGACGTCCGCGATGGAATCTGCGTCCCACTCGACCCTGGCCGGAGCTACCCGCGGGAGGTCCGCCGCCGTGGCGTCGTTGGCCTGCGCCAGGTGCTCCGGGTCGGGCACGTCGAGCGAAATCTCGGTCATAGCCGGTCTAGCGCGCGATAGAATATGAAGGTCCGCGTCGGCCCCGGGGCTCCGCCGCGGCCGCGATCGGGTCACCCGCCATCGAGCAGGTCCAGCGCGTCGACGAGCGTCGATTCGCTCCCGAACCCGCCGGCCTTGGTGACCAGCGGCGTCCCGGCGGCGGGGCCGTCGAGCAGGCGGCCGACGGGGACGCCGTCCTCGACGGCCCGGCCGGTCAGTCGGACGCCGGTCGCGCCGAGTTCCCGGAGGACGTCGACGGCCACGTCGCCGCCCGTCGCCAGGAGCCCCGAAGGCGATCCCTCGTCGACGGCGACGCCAGCCGCCGCCGCGAGCGTGCCTGCGATCCGTTCGCGGACGGCGTCGTCTCCCAGTCCGCGCTCGGCGCCGGCCGAGAGGGCGCGCTCGACGGCGTCGCGGTCGGTCGCCGCCGTCAGAACGGCCGCCTCGCCGCGGCGGAGGCGGTCGGCGGCCGCGCTCCCGGCGCGAGTCGCCTCGTCCCCGCCCGCGAGGGCGGCGGCCCCGTCGAGTTCGATCACGGTGTCGCCGGGGACCCGCGCCAGCTGGGCCAGCGTCGTCTCGTTGACGCTGCCGACGACGCCCAGCGGCGCGCCCGGACCGATGGATCGCTCGTCGCGGTCGTCCGCGCTGCTCGCGTGTCGGTCACTTCGCTCACTCCCGCTCGCCCTGTTCGCGGACTCCCTGCGGTCGTCCGCGCTGCTCGCGACCTCGCTGCTCGCACCCGGGACGCGGACGCGCTCGGCGAGACCGCCGCTGCCGACGTACAGCGCGTCGAACTCGCTCCCGGCGGCCGCGATGGCTTCCAGGTGGTCCGCCGTCGTCGCGTCGCAGACCAGGATCGGCGGGCGGTCGGTCGCGGCGACGGCCTCGCCGACAACCGCGGCGACCCGGTCGCTGCCCGCCGCGACGGCGTCCAGCGGGACGGCCTCGACGGGGTGGGCGGCGTCGGCGAACAGGTCGGCGAGCGACGAACTCGTCGGTCCCGTCGGGTCGTCGGCGTGCTCCGTCTCTGCGACGGGGGTCCCGCGGACGCGGTGGACGCCGCCCTCGGTCGTCCTACCGGTGGCGGGGAAGGCCGGGGCGACCAGGGCGACGGCGGCGCCGGAGGCGGACAGCGCCGCCTCGACTTCTGGGACGAGGTTGCCCCGGAGCGTCGAGTCGACCTTCTTGTAGACGACGCGCGCGGGCGCGGCCGTCACCGCGTTCGCGACGGCGTCGCGGGCCGCCGACGGGTCGGCGTACCGGCTGTCCGCGTTGATGGCGACGACGGGTTCGTCGAGGGCGCCGGCGCTCCCCGCGGCCGACGGGTCGACGACAACGGCCGTACCGTAGCCCCGGGCGGCGAAGCCCTGGGCCGTGTCCATCGCCCCCGTCAGGTCGTCGGCGACGACGGCCACCGAGTGCATACACGCTCATCAGCGGCCGGGGACAAAACTGCGGCGGCGACCGGGGACTACAAGGCACCGACGGGCCAAGCGGGGTCCATGAGCGAGACCCGGTGCTGGCTCGTCGAGCGCGACTACTGGGACAAGAACCTCGTGACGCTCGTGTACGCGACCCCGGACGGGGAGTACCAGCACACCCAGCAGCGGTCGACCCAGATGCTGCGCCAGAAGCCGACGACCGCCGCCGTCGACGTGGCCGAGGACGACCTCGAACCCGTCCCCGAGGAGGATCGGGAGCGCTACGCCGCGGAGGCCGCGCGCATCGCCGAGCGGCACGACCCCGACGAGGAGGTGTAAGCGACTGCCGCGACGAGGGGGGCGACGGTGGCGAGAGCCGCCAGAGAGTCCGAGCAGCGGGCGTCTCGGCCCGGTTCGTTCCAGTCCAAGAAGGATTATACGTCGGGACGGTAAAGACCTCGCCAATGAGTGCAATCGAACTCGACGGGGTGACGAAGCGGTACGGGGACGTCACCGCCCTCGAGGACGTCGACCTCACGGTCGAAGACGGCGAGATCTTCGGCTTCCTGGGTCCCAATGGGGCGGGCAAGTCGACGACGATCAACGTGCTGCTCGACTTCGTGCGCCCGACTTCGGGGACCGCTCGGGTGCTGGGATACGACGTCCGCGAGGGGTCCCAGCGGATCCGCGACCGGACGGGCTTCCTCCCCGAGGGGTACGACGTCTACGATCGGCTGAGCGGCCGCAAGCACGTCGAGTTCGTGATCGACTCCAAGGACGCCGACGACGACCCGATGGTCCTGCTGGACCGGGTCGGACTGGACGCCGAGGACGCCCGCCGGAAGGCCGGCGACTACTCGAAGGGGATGGCCCAGCGCCTCGTGCTCGCGATGGCGCTGGTCGACCAGCCGGACCTGCTGATCCTCGACGAGCCCTCCACCGGACTGGACCCCAACGGGGCCCGCCGGATGCGCGAGATCATCCGCGAGGAGGCCGAGCGCGGCGCGACGGTCTTCTTCTCCTCGCACATCCTCGGCCAGGTCGAGGCCGTCTGCGACACCGTGGGCATCCTCCAGGACGGGCAGGTCATCGCCAAGGACAGCGTCGAGGGACTGCGCGACGCCGCCGACACCGGCACGACGCTCGTCGTGACCGTCGCGGGGCCGCTCGACGCCGCCGTCGACGCGGTCGAACCCCTCGGACCGGTCTCGGCCGTGGCGACGGCGGGCGAGGACCGCCTCCGGGTCACCT
This genomic interval from Halomicrobium urmianum contains the following:
- a CDS encoding GTP cyclohydrolase IIa, with the protein product MIQATLFQLDNYGPWTTTPAPRREMDLQTLQSRLYADVASAVGRHDGYAFYTRGDNIVAFTGGMDREDHRALQRTVRNRYPVTLSAGIGGSETPQAAVADATERLQAAGSAQDADRTEVLRGDPVDAGGEFHVAHYDVVDATGRYTDSRDAFGTYLTVSRVYAAVAEKLYREDDALAFFVGGDNVIAVCPALSRSTYRDHVDAVAEETGVELRVGVGAGTRAVEAGSTAKEALELAREDDVSVVSGTDEAVEART
- a CDS encoding MFS transporter codes for the protein MVAGRLGRLARFDALAAVAVLWFLGKFVRYALPPLFGTIGDTYGVSRAALGGVFTAFMLVYALMQFPSGLLADRFGSVRVLAAGGVVAAAGALVLVVDSPFPVLVGAVALMGLGTGTYKTVAVELLSRAYPARRGRTLGIFDTFGTFGGVAAPAAVVAVTALPPVLGAPWRTLFLLAGVATVGLAAAVVARVPRRLPEPDSAPGAPDRDGADAPNPGADGDAAPGSAGASLRTYLDLFRDVRFSAFVAVTVCFGFAYNGAVAFLPLYLTGETAVSEATANLLFSVLFLVTFVQLVTGEASDRVGPLPVLAAALALATAGLVAVLALSSTGGPLALGAAVVALGLGSHGFRPVRGAYLMAVLPDDVAGGGLGAVRTLLMGAGAVGPSVVGYVSEAVGFRAAFGLLAAALVAALALTVLLWALER
- a CDS encoding DUF362 domain-containing protein, with product MSLDVPDPEHLAQANDATAADLPRVAPARVEWDADSIADVRAAGREAVAGLPALESLPVGASVAVTAGSRGIRDVPEMLAGAVAELQERGYEPFVFPSMGSHGGATAEGQREVLADLGVTEASIGCPIRASMDVVEVGEREGRPIYADRIASEADGVLLANRVKPHTDFSDEVESGLCKMAVIGMGKQEGAETMHNAALAGDMGEEIRERAAILFEELPILGGLALIENAADRATHVEGVPTGAILDREPELRDRAYEELPTLPVDDLDLLIVDEMGKEVSGTGLDTNVIGRTYFRGEDEPESPDYTRIYVRSLTPPSHGNALGVGLADMVHRDLAAEVDLADTYLNIATSGELRRAKLPLVAPDDETAVLLAPSTTGTPDPGELRIARVPNTMEPGELVVSEPVARELADRDDVTVGELRPMTFEDGVLPADPYLH
- a CDS encoding four-carbon acid sugar kinase family protein, which codes for MHSVAVVADDLTGAMDTAQGFAARGYGTAVVVDPSAAGSAGALDEPVVAINADSRYADPSAARDAVANAVTAAPARVVYKKVDSTLRGNLVPEVEAALSASGAAVALVAPAFPATGRTTEGGVHRVRGTPVAETEHADDPTGPTSSSLADLFADAAHPVEAVPLDAVAAGSDRVAAVVGEAVAATDRPPILVCDATTADHLEAIAAAGSEFDALYVGSGGLAERVRVPGASSEVASSADDRRESANRASGSERSDRHASSADDRDERSIGPGAPLGVVGSVNETTLAQLARVPGDTVIELDGAAALAGGDEATRAGSAAADRLRRGEAAVLTAATDRDAVERALSAGAERGLGDDAVRERIAGTLAAAAGVAVDEGSPSGLLATGGDVAVDVLRELGATGVRLTGRAVEDGVPVGRLLDGPAAGTPLVTKAGGFGSESTLVDALDLLDGG
- a CDS encoding ABC transporter ATP-binding protein, coding for MSAIELDGVTKRYGDVTALEDVDLTVEDGEIFGFLGPNGAGKSTTINVLLDFVRPTSGTARVLGYDVREGSQRIRDRTGFLPEGYDVYDRLSGRKHVEFVIDSKDADDDPMVLLDRVGLDAEDARRKAGDYSKGMAQRLVLAMALVDQPDLLILDEPSTGLDPNGARRMREIIREEAERGATVFFSSHILGQVEAVCDTVGILQDGQVIAKDSVEGLRDAADTGTTLVVTVAGPLDAAVDAVEPLGPVSAVATAGEDRLRVTCDGDAKMTVLSALEEAGVEVSDFETEEASLDDVFAAYVDRTEVEA